ATCGCTAAACGGTCCGTTACTTCAAATCGATTTTGACCATAGATAGCAAGACTATCGGCTGAATCAACTCGGTTTCTTGAGGGCGCCCCCGAATTACGTGGTGTCGCTCTAGTTGCTTGAACCGTGACATCCTTCATTTCTTCATTCATTAAGGTCAAACCCAACTCAGCCTGATTTTTAATCCCTAAACTATCGTGATTAAACGACAATCTAGTATCAAAACCTTTGCGTTCAAACGAGCGATTGTTGCCTTGAACAGTATCGTTGTAATTCCAAATCCTTTGACCAGCGCTATTTGTTGTTGTTGCTTGCTGACCGAATCCGTCTTGGTTTCCTAATCTAAAACGCCAATAATCACGGTTCATTTCACTCCAATAAACCAAAGTTTGAAGCTTCATGTCATTGCTAATATCCCATTCATGGTTAATATCAAAAGCGGTGCGTTCTGTTAAAAAATAATCATCCGGTGCCGGATTAAATGTCGCTCGTGCTTTATAGGCATTTGGAAACAGCCCACGGTAAGAAATCTTGGCATCATTACTATATTGACTAAACTTGACACTGATCAATTGATCATCACCAATCGCGGTACCCGACTTGATCATCAAGTCTTCCATGGCATATCCTTTACTTTGGAAACCATCGCTATCTGCTTTGGTATAGATCAATCCAAAGAATGAATCACCAGAATAATTGCTACCACCAATTTCTAATGTACCTTCTCGTGTATTCCAGCTACCAACCTTGCCGGAAATAGCGAAACCATCCTCAGGCGTTTTAGTAATGTAATTTATAACACCACCAATCGTGTTGGGGCCATAGCGGTGGGTGGCACCTTTATGTACCTCAACTCGCTCCACACGCTGAATACGCGGGTTGTAATAGCGACTGTTCCCCACAAAAATACCTGGTTGAATGGGCACACCATCCTCTAAAACCAAAGTTTTATAATCCGATGCGGGTAAACCACGAATACCGACGTTAACAACGACGGCGGTTTCTTCTTCACCTTTCACATGTACGCCAGGCACACGACGAAGGACATCTTCAGTTGAACGTGGTTGTGCACGCTGAATGTTTTCCTCTGTGACAATCGATACTGCGCCCGGTTGTTTTGTAACCGCATCGTCCCCCTGCCCAATAACATCAATACGTGGGAGCTGTTTGGTGTCCGCTAACACGGAAGTAGCCATAGCCACGGCTATACTAATTACCAGGGTTTTAAGCGCCATTTTCTGAGCTGACATATACTTTCCTTGTTTTATATGTACTTGGCTGGCGATAACCTAAGGTTTAGCTGGCTTAGTAGTGGTTAGTTAGTCGTTAATTAATTAAGGATTTGATGGTGGGCAGGTTAGGCCAATGAACAACATGCTTTGACGATGAACTCTGACCTTTTGAGCAGGTCGAACGGGACGGGCATACCGCACAAAGTTGTTGAGCACAGGTTTGCAGGCATAGCCTTTGCACCTGATCGCGACTGGTGACATCTAGGCAATCGACATCAGCGGCACACAACACCCCAAGCCGAAATAATTCGGCCAATTTTGCTTCGGAGAGGGCAAGGTGAATCAGGGGGTTATGGATTGGCTGTTTCATGGCTAGTCCCTATTTAGTTAAGATCAGTTTGTTTTCTTTGGTTAAACGCAACACATATTGCTGCGCACCATGCTGAATAGTAATCAGCTTTTGACCCGCTAATAACGCTTGGCTATCAATACTGCGCAAAGGTTTTTCGGTGCTGTGGTTCTGCATAGTGCTCACGGATAAATCCAAGTTAATCAATTAATAAAATGCGAATAGTAATAAATCTCAATATTGTTTTGCTATGTTAATGAATGACTTTCAAGATGTCAAATAAAAATTAATGCTATTTAGCATAAAAAATCATTACCGCAGTATTTATGGGGTTTTATGCTGCATTAAATACAAAAAAAACCCGCATAGCGGGTTTCGTTAGAACGCGAGAAAATAAACTCGGCTTAATGATTGGTGGCGTAAGGCAGTTGTGCCAAAGCTTTCTTATAGGTGAGTGCGGCTTGGGTGTCCTCGCCTTCTGCTTCATAACAGTGCGCCAGCGCATGATAAGTTTCTAATTCCGGCTGTAACGCCAAACTTTGGTTGAAATAATGGTGCGCTTGCCCCCAAAGCTGGCTTTGGCAAGCCAAACGTCCCAATGTTAGTAATAACACCGCACTATCAGGGTGATCGCCTAACCAGCCCTGCGCACGCTTAAAACGATCAAAAGCGGGGCCAAACTCAATGCGTCCATACCAATAAACCAGAGACTCATCCCATTGTTTTTTTAGCGCTTTTTCAATCAATCCCGCTAAGTTATTCGCGTCATCAAAGCGTAACGCCTGTTTAACATATTCGGTAAGAATACTTGGTTGTATCTGTGTGCGCCCAGCCAAACCGGTCCATAAGTGATTCAGTTGTTCTAGTGTGTTCGCCTGCTGCAATTGCATGATCAATAAGGCTTGTTCATGACGGGCCAACTGCTCACGCGATAAACCACTGTATTTTTTTAAACCGGGCCAGAGCTTAATCAATAAACCCAAGCGCTGTTGCTGGGTCAATAATCGCCAATAATCCTGTAACACCACCGGGTGTTTTGGATGAATACGCTGGAGTTCAGCCAAAATCACTAGGGCGGTATCCGGTTGCTGCGCGGTTAATAATCGCGCTTCAACTAAGCCGATGGTGATGTCTTCTTCTGGATAACGCTGGCGCGCCTGTTGCAAATATTGATCACGACGTGCTGTTGCTTGTTGGGCATCAGCCATTTTCGCCGCTGCCAAGTAATGCATCACACCATTTTCTGATAGTTTGGCTGTGGCAATTAGTTGCTTTTCAGCCTTTGCCCAATCGGCCAACTCTTGCGCAATAAGTCCTTTTGATAAACTCGCTTGTGCCTGCTGATATCGCTTTAATTGACGGCGCTTTTGCCAGGCGCGAGGTAAGTTCCACACAGCCACCCAAAACCTGATTAGCAAGTAAAACACAATCATGCCAACAATTAACAGGGCTAAAAGCAAGCCTAAGCTCGTGATGAGCTCCCATTGCTCCCAACGTAATACCACTTCACCTAAATTGAGTACCGCCAGGCTTGCTAAGGCAACACCCAAAATCAGAAACAAACCCCATGCTATTAATAGCTTCATGGTGTGGCTCCCTGCTCTTCTGCCCTACTAGGTGCATCTTCTTCAATTTTTTTCAATGTGAATAAGTTATTGAACCGACTTAATAACCCCTCAAAAGTAGGTGTCACTTCCGTCATAATGGCCTCAACTTCTGGTGCCATTTTCGAGAGCCAATCGGCTTGTAACGCCGCCTGATCATTAGCAAGCTCTGTTAAACGCTGTTGAAATGTTACCAATTGCTCGGCCAGTTCAGTCTGTCCTAATTGCCACTCCGGGTCTTCAGTTAAAGTTTGCAGACCTGCTAACGCCTGGTCGGCTTGTTGTTGCAACCGAGCGATTTCAGCACGCATTTGAGTTAAGCCTTGCTCTAACTGCCCCTGCGCTTGCTGTAACTCTTGGCTTAAGTGGCTCAGTGCGGCTTGCATTTCAGATGTAACTGCCTGTTGATTCATTTCATCAGCAGAATTTGGGGCTAATGAAGGTTCCGGCGTAGGTGCCGAGCGTTGCTGGTTACTAACAGTAGCCAGCTGTTGCGCGTGCTGTGCCAACATGGCTTGCATTTCAACAAGCTGTGCTTCTAGCGTTTCATAGTCACGCAAAAACGAACGGGCGCCGCCTTGAAAGGACTGTTGCCAATTTTCCAGCGCGGTGATTTTTTGTTGTTGATAAGCAATTTTTTGTAATAACGGCGCAATTTTTTGTTCTAACTGCTGCTCAACCAGCGCATCGGATGCCAGACCTGCGTGCGCCATTTCATAGAGTGTTGCGGTGCGCTGTTCTAGGGCAATCCAACTGGTCGCACCCAACAAAATCCCCGTCATAGCTAACATCGCCAACCAGGGTTGTTTGGCGTTACGTAATAAAGACTTAGGCTGGCCAGCTTTGGTTTTGTCGGCCTGCTTTGTACTCGAAGTCTGTGTCTTGGCCTCGGCTTCAACAAATTCCCCTTCGACAACATGATGTTCTGCTTTTGGGGTTATGGGTTCACTCATGATTTTCTCTCCTCAACAAGGGAATCGCCCAATATTTGGGATAATTGTTTGAGCATACTCGATTGCGACGCATTTTCACAGACTCGCTGTTGACCCTTAAAACCGCAGTCGCTTAAACATTGAGCAACATTAGCCGTCAGTGACAGCACACCTAGCTCCCTAGTTTGTGGATGCGACTGGCACCAGGCCTGGTAGTGCTGCCACCAAATCAGCGCATTTTCCTGACTGGTCAATAGCACCCAGTAACAGCAAGAATTGCAAGATACGCAGGCCTGGTTAGACGCAATCGGTGCTAACCAGGTCTGCCAGGCAGAAACATCTAGCGGCAAAGCCTCGCGCCGATAAACCGGATAAAAACTAACTCTGGCACCACGCAGGTTCAACTGTTCTGCTAACCAATCGCGCCCTACCTCACCTCTAACTATACCAATCGCTTTATTCGCCACCTGATTAAAGACGGGTAAGGCCAACATCCCTTCGCTATCAAAGCTGGCTGGCAAGGGTTGCAAGCCCGACCAATTCAAATCGGCCAAAGCCTGCCAGGTTGCTTGACCTACTGCGACCAAGGCTACCGAGGGCGGAGGACCGGACAAGTCTTGCGCTTGTAACGCGTGATGAAAAAACGCCACCGCATTCGCACTGACAAATACCCAAATATCGGCCGTTTGCCAACTAAATTGTTGGTGCGGCTCGGGCAGTAATGGCAAGGACACCAGTTTTTGCAACGGCGCCTCAATGACCCGAACTTGCGCTGGCCAGGCCTGCTCAATCGCCTGAGTTAACGCCTGCGGCTGAGGGCGGGTATTAAGCAGTGAAATCAACTGAAGCCCCTGCTTAGGCTGATTCGGGTTGATACAACTTGGCTAGAATCTCTTTAGCACCGGCATCTAATAAAGCTTGGCCAATTAATCGACCTAAACCTTCCGCTTGCGAAGCGGGCGCACGTCCTTCCATCTTAATCATTTTGGAGCCATCCGGTTCGGCCACCAAACCGCGCAACCAGACCTGGTCATTTTCTAACAGCGCAAATCCCCCTATCGGCACTTGACAGCCACCATCTAAGCAACGGTTCATCGCACGTTCGGCTTTGACCACCGTTGCGGTTAAAGGGTCATTAAGCACAGCAATTAATGCTTGGGTTTCTGTGTCATTAGCTAGGGTTTCAATGCCCAATGCCCCTTGCGCCACCGCCGGCAAGATTTGTTCAGGTTGCATTTTACAGCGAATCCGCTCATCTAATCCCAAGCGCTCTAAGCCGGACGTTGCTAACACAATCGCGTCATACTCACCCGCATCCAATTTGCCTAAGCGGGTACCGACGTTACCGCGCAAAAAACGAATCTCAAGATCTGGGCGCAAGGCTTGGAACTGTGCCTGACGGCGTAAACTAGAAGTCCCTAAAATCGCACCCTGCGGCAACTCGTCTAGGTTCGCGTAGTTATTAGATACAAACGCATCGGATGGATCATGGCGTGCCATAATCGCACTCAGTGCAAAACCTTCCGGTAATACCATCGGCACGTCTTTCATTGAATGCACCGCTAAATCGGCCTGACCAGCGAGCATTTGTTCTTCTAATTCCTTGGTAAATAAACCCTTACCACCCACTTTGGCCAACGGCACATCCAAAATCTTATCACCGCGCGTACTCATTGGCACTAACGTCACTTTTAAACCGGCATGGGCTTTTTCTAGCTCGGCTTTAACAAACTCAGCTTGCCAGAGAGCAAGGGGACTCTTTCGGGTCGCAATACGCAAATGATTTTTCATGGGTTATCCTTTTGTTTAATCGCGCCTTACATTTTACTCAAATAGTGTCCGCAAATTTCGTTAAAATAAAAATCACAATAAGAGGAGGACAAGAACATGTTTAAAAAATGGATCGCAATGCTGCTTGCAGTGGGCTTTTTAGCTGGCTGTGATCAAAAGGCTCAAGCCAGCTTATTACCTGAAATGGATAACTTTCATTTTGTGGCACAGCAAGCACGGGAAAAAAATATCCCTATTATGATTATGTTTACCGCGTATCACTGTGAGTTTTGCAGTCAGGTTGATGCCGCTGTACTCACCCCGATGATGCGTGGCGGCCTTTATGATGGTTACGCCATGTATATGCGTAAAGTAAGTACCGACAACAGTCGTCAACTGGTGTTTTCACCCAGCGAAACCTTATCAAAATTCGATTTTGCTCGTATGTATCGCGCCGACATTACCCCTACGGTGATTTTTGTCGATTGGCGCGGACTTCCGGTTGCTGAACCTTTGGTGGGCAGTATGGATGTGCAACTCTATGCGGCCATGATTCATCAACGCCTTAATGTGGCCTACGAACGCATTGGCAATCCAATGCGTCTACCCGTAAACCCGGATCAAATGCGTCGCCCTTTACCTTAAATCTATAAACGAGATGTCATGAGTCAAAACATAAACCAAGAAAAACTATCGAGCGGTCGTTTCACGGAAGCGACCGATGCGTTTGTCGAAGAATTTACCGCCTCGATCCAATTTGACCAACGGATGTACAAACAAGATATCCAAGGTTCGATTGCTCATGCGCGAATGCTTTACAAGATTGGTGTACTCAATGCCAAAGAAGAAGATGCCATTATTAAAGGTCTTGAGCATATTCTTAGTGAAATTGAAAACGAGCAAATGCATTGGTCGATTAAGCAAGAAGATATTCACATGAATATCGAATCGCGCTTAACTCAAATGATTGGCGTGACGGGCAAAAAACTACACACTGGCCGTTCACGTAATGACCAAGTTGCGACCGATATTCGGTTATATGTCCGTGATCAAATTGACCTTATTCAGCAAGACTTGCACCGACTGCAACAAGGACTGGTCGAACTGGCCGAGCGCGAAGCGGATACCATTATGCCGGGCTTTACCCATTTACAAACAGCACAACCGGTGACTTTTGGTCATCATATGTTAGCTTGGTATGAAATGCTGGTACGGGATGAAGAGCGCTTGCTAGATTGTCGTAAACGGGTCAATAGTTTGCCATTAGGCTCGGCAGCGCTTGCGGGTACCACCTATCCGATTGACCGAGAATATACCGCGCAATTGCTTGGTTTTGAGCGAATTTGTCAAAATTCCCTCGATGGCGTTTCTGATCGCGATTTTGCGATTGAGTTCACCA
This Thiomicrospira cyclica ALM1 DNA region includes the following protein-coding sequences:
- a CDS encoding TonB-dependent receptor family protein, with translation MSAQKMALKTLVISIAVAMATSVLADTKQLPRIDVIGQGDDAVTKQPGAVSIVTEENIQRAQPRSTEDVLRRVPGVHVKGEEETAVVVNVGIRGLPASDYKTLVLEDGVPIQPGIFVGNSRYYNPRIQRVERVEVHKGATHRYGPNTIGGVINYITKTPEDGFAISGKVGSWNTREGTLEIGGSNYSGDSFFGLIYTKADSDGFQSKGYAMEDLMIKSGTAIGDDQLISVKFSQYSNDAKISYRGLFPNAYKARATFNPAPDDYFLTERTAFDINHEWDISNDMKLQTLVYWSEMNRDYWRFRLGNQDGFGQQATTTNSAGQRIWNYNDTVQGNNRSFERKGFDTRLSFNHDSLGIKNQAELGLTLMNEEMKDVTVQATRATPRNSGAPSRNRVDSADSLAIYGQNRFEVTDRLAITAGLRMETYEQRRNDLRNAGPADKFSNTEFMPGLGATYQLIPEVQLYGSVYRAFSPPLVGSVIGSGDTPTEAEKSVNIELGARGSANSFTYEVTAFQMDFSNQVDPGISGIKAPNEGSALVQGIEAALGYDFRNGFTIDTNVTWVPTAKYREDRGSGGAEKGNRFENSPEITANLAFGYGNDTVQSALLINYTGEFFSNAANDKELTVTETGNWGGKVAAHTTADLTANFNVNKQLNVFGAVKNLTDERYIAGLRQGIYAGPSRSFELGARYKF
- the hemP gene encoding hemin uptake protein HemP gives rise to the protein MQNHSTEKPLRSIDSQALLAGQKLITIQHGAQQYVLRLTKENKLILTK
- a CDS encoding heme biosynthesis HemY N-terminal domain-containing protein; translation: MKLLIAWGLFLILGVALASLAVLNLGEVVLRWEQWELITSLGLLLALLIVGMIVFYLLIRFWVAVWNLPRAWQKRRQLKRYQQAQASLSKGLIAQELADWAKAEKQLIATAKLSENGVMHYLAAAKMADAQQATARRDQYLQQARQRYPEEDITIGLVEARLLTAQQPDTALVILAELQRIHPKHPVVLQDYWRLLTQQQRLGLLIKLWPGLKKYSGLSREQLARHEQALLIMQLQQANTLEQLNHLWTGLAGRTQIQPSILTEYVKQALRFDDANNLAGLIEKALKKQWDESLVYWYGRIEFGPAFDRFKRAQGWLGDHPDSAVLLLTLGRLACQSQLWGQAHHYFNQSLALQPELETYHALAHCYEAEGEDTQAALTYKKALAQLPYATNH
- a CDS encoding uroporphyrinogen-III synthase; the encoded protein is MISLLNTRPQPQALTQAIEQAWPAQVRVIEAPLQKLVSLPLLPEPHQQFSWQTADIWVFVSANAVAFFHHALQAQDLSGPPPSVALVAVGQATWQALADLNWSGLQPLPASFDSEGMLALPVFNQVANKAIGIVRGEVGRDWLAEQLNLRGARVSFYPVYRREALPLDVSAWQTWLAPIASNQACVSCNSCCYWVLLTSQENALIWWQHYQAWCQSHPQTRELGVLSLTANVAQCLSDCGFKGQQRVCENASQSSMLKQLSQILGDSLVEERKS
- the hemC gene encoding hydroxymethylbilane synthase — its product is MKNHLRIATRKSPLALWQAEFVKAELEKAHAGLKVTLVPMSTRGDKILDVPLAKVGGKGLFTKELEEQMLAGQADLAVHSMKDVPMVLPEGFALSAIMARHDPSDAFVSNNYANLDELPQGAILGTSSLRRQAQFQALRPDLEIRFLRGNVGTRLGKLDAGEYDAIVLATSGLERLGLDERIRCKMQPEQILPAVAQGALGIETLANDTETQALIAVLNDPLTATVVKAERAMNRCLDGGCQVPIGGFALLENDQVWLRGLVAEPDGSKMIKMEGRAPASQAEGLGRLIGQALLDAGAKEILAKLYQPESA
- a CDS encoding thioredoxin family protein; translated protein: MFKKWIAMLLAVGFLAGCDQKAQASLLPEMDNFHFVAQQAREKNIPIMIMFTAYHCEFCSQVDAAVLTPMMRGGLYDGYAMYMRKVSTDNSRQLVFSPSETLSKFDFARMYRADITPTVIFVDWRGLPVAEPLVGSMDVQLYAAMIHQRLNVAYERIGNPMRLPVNPDQMRRPLP
- the argH gene encoding argininosuccinate lyase; its protein translation is MSQNINQEKLSSGRFTEATDAFVEEFTASIQFDQRMYKQDIQGSIAHARMLYKIGVLNAKEEDAIIKGLEHILSEIENEQMHWSIKQEDIHMNIESRLTQMIGVTGKKLHTGRSRNDQVATDIRLYVRDQIDLIQQDLHRLQQGLVELAEREADTIMPGFTHLQTAQPVTFGHHMLAWYEMLVRDEERLLDCRKRVNSLPLGSAALAGTTYPIDREYTAQLLGFERICQNSLDGVSDRDFAIEFTSWAAIFMMHLTRFSEELILWSSAQFQFIDLPDRFCTGSSIMPQKKNPDVPELVRGKSGRVYGHLVSLLTLMKSQPLAYNKDNQEDKEPLFDTIDTVRGCLRAFGDMMPALEVKRDNTYRAARNGFATATDLADYLVRKGLAFRDAHEAVGLAVAHGVKTQQDLADMSLATLQGFCDVIDQDVFEVLTLEGSVNARNHLGGTAPAQVRHQVAQAKTRLNF